One region of Ahniella affigens genomic DNA includes:
- a CDS encoding heme biosynthesis protein HemY: protein MRLYRNLLSLLAVGLLVAIAVVFLQRDPGYVLVQRGPWVVETTAVSAVFSLGFAAFLIWLLVVLIRAPFLFFIKRRRRSAQKSLLDALRLLASGAPEAAEKAALRASQMRSLKSAALILGHAAAHRRQDSARETEMLNRLAQSPETETLALELRARQDLRESRAGAAIEVLNRLLVDDRLSAFGARTLMEAYAARHRTREGLHLLPRVRASKQMADADMDAFEARMLARTVRETADAISLHSLWTDLPLAQKRLSDVATAYAHRAVQLNLVPQAAQELESCLKHEWSQAVVRAYGLLPPDAKLPPRLKTAEAWLESHADDPELLLALGRLCRQEKQWIKAEDYLRRALHAEASASIWEEIGRCYAEQGDAERAATALGNALSVHHGDLMQPLIGRHCGVDLMTPLTVAEERDAMGIPRLPGRAGA from the coding sequence ATGCGCCTTTACCGGAACTTGCTGAGTCTGCTGGCGGTCGGACTGCTGGTCGCGATAGCGGTGGTTTTCCTGCAGCGCGACCCCGGCTACGTGCTGGTGCAGCGCGGCCCCTGGGTGGTTGAGACCACGGCGGTCTCGGCCGTGTTTTCGCTGGGCTTCGCAGCGTTTCTGATCTGGCTCCTGGTCGTTCTGATCCGGGCGCCATTTCTGTTTTTTATCAAGCGCCGCCGCCGTAGTGCCCAAAAGAGTCTGCTCGATGCCCTGCGGCTCTTGGCCTCGGGCGCACCGGAAGCCGCCGAGAAAGCGGCGTTGCGGGCCAGTCAGATGCGCTCGCTGAAGTCTGCCGCACTCATTCTCGGGCACGCCGCGGCGCATCGCCGACAAGACAGCGCCCGCGAAACCGAAATGCTGAATCGCCTGGCGCAGTCGCCCGAGACCGAAACGCTCGCGCTCGAGCTCAGAGCGCGGCAGGACCTGCGGGAATCCCGGGCGGGCGCAGCGATTGAAGTTCTGAATCGCCTGTTGGTCGATGACCGGTTGTCAGCATTTGGCGCGCGAACATTGATGGAAGCGTACGCCGCCAGACATCGGACCCGCGAAGGCCTGCATCTGCTGCCGCGCGTTCGAGCAAGCAAGCAGATGGCGGACGCTGACATGGATGCCTTCGAAGCGCGGATGCTTGCGCGCACCGTCCGCGAAACCGCCGATGCCATCAGCCTCCACAGCTTGTGGACCGATCTGCCGCTCGCGCAGAAGCGTCTGTCTGATGTCGCGACGGCTTACGCGCACCGCGCGGTCCAACTCAATCTGGTGCCGCAGGCGGCGCAAGAACTCGAATCGTGCCTGAAGCACGAATGGTCGCAAGCGGTCGTCCGTGCCTATGGGTTGCTGCCACCCGACGCCAAATTGCCGCCTCGGTTGAAGACGGCCGAAGCGTGGCTGGAATCGCATGCCGATGATCCTGAATTGCTGCTCGCGCTCGGGCGCTTGTGTCGGCAGGAAAAGCAATGGATCAAGGCGGAGGATTACCTGCGCCGGGCCCTGCATGCCGAGGCGTCAGCTAGCATCTGGGAGGAGATTGGCCGGTGTTACGCCGAACAAGGCGACGCCGAGCGCGCGGCGACCGCCCTTGGCAATGCCCTGTCGGTTCATCATGGCGACTTGATGCAGCCGCTGATTGGTCGGCATTGCGGGGTTGATCTGATGACACCACTGACGGTGGCCGAGGAGCGCGATGCCATGGGGATTCCGCGTTTGCCCGGTCGGGCGGGCGCGTGA
- a CDS encoding acryloyl-CoA reductase: protein MSSQESFRAFRIHQEGKSHRAGIESLGVNQLTAGEVVIKTAFSSVNYKDALAGTGTGKILRKFPLNGGIDVAGHVVASADPGFKEGDAVLVTGSGLSETHDGGYGEFARLEARSVIPLPAGLSLREAMILGTAGFTAALSLLRMESAGQTPEMGPIVVTGATGGVGMLAVDLLTVAGYEAHAITGKVDQFDTLIGLGAKQCIARKDLYWGQRPLENAVWAGAIDSVGGDMLSGLTRVIKPYGNVAICGLAGGDELHTTVMPFIIRGVSLLGVASAGTAYGIRRQLWDRLATIWKPAHLDKICTQTVGLDDLPGVFARMLQGGSLGRTLVQF from the coding sequence ATGTCCAGCCAAGAATCCTTTCGCGCCTTCCGAATTCATCAGGAAGGTAAGAGCCACCGCGCCGGTATCGAATCGCTCGGCGTGAACCAACTGACCGCTGGTGAGGTGGTCATCAAAACGGCATTCTCGAGTGTCAATTACAAGGATGCCCTGGCCGGCACCGGCACTGGCAAGATCCTCCGCAAGTTTCCGTTGAATGGCGGGATCGATGTGGCGGGCCATGTCGTCGCCAGTGCTGATCCTGGTTTCAAAGAGGGCGATGCGGTGCTTGTCACCGGCTCGGGGCTCTCCGAGACGCACGATGGCGGCTATGGCGAATTCGCCCGACTGGAAGCGCGCTCGGTCATTCCGTTGCCTGCTGGGCTGAGCCTCCGGGAAGCCATGATTCTGGGCACGGCCGGCTTTACGGCAGCGCTGTCGCTGCTCCGGATGGAGTCGGCCGGGCAAACCCCGGAAATGGGGCCGATTGTCGTTACTGGCGCGACCGGCGGCGTCGGCATGCTGGCGGTCGATCTGCTGACCGTCGCCGGGTATGAGGCGCATGCGATCACCGGCAAAGTCGACCAGTTCGACACCTTGATCGGGCTCGGTGCCAAGCAGTGCATCGCGCGCAAGGATTTGTACTGGGGCCAGCGCCCGCTCGAAAACGCGGTTTGGGCCGGCGCGATCGACAGCGTCGGCGGCGACATGCTGTCTGGCCTGACCCGCGTCATCAAGCCCTACGGCAATGTGGCCATCTGCGGCCTTGCGGGCGGCGACGAGCTGCACACCACGGTCATGCCCTTCATTATTCGCGGGGTGTCCCTGCTCGGGGTGGCCTCGGCTGGCACCGCCTACGGCATCCGCCGGCAGCTCTGGGATCGCCTGGCGACCATCTGGAAACCGGCCCATTTGGATAAAATCTGTACACAGACGGTCGGACTGGACGATTTGCCCGGAGTTTTTGCTAGGATGCTCCAAGGCGGCTCGCTCGGACGGACACTGGTACAGTTCTGA
- a CDS encoding YiiD C-terminal domain-containing protein, translating into MDACYRLERLILETIPLARAMDLKVVEFDEARLALSAPLAANVNDKGCAFGGSLISLMTLACWGLIMLKLQEAGLKADVYVQDSEIKYLAPVWDELIAESHLDSSQNWPEFVGQLQAKGKARVTMHAEVTAIEGGGVACRFTGQFVAKRQGT; encoded by the coding sequence ATGGACGCCTGTTATCGCCTGGAACGCCTGATTCTCGAGACCATTCCATTGGCCCGAGCCATGGATCTGAAAGTCGTGGAATTCGATGAGGCCCGTCTCGCCCTGTCGGCGCCCCTTGCCGCGAACGTCAACGACAAGGGATGCGCTTTTGGTGGCAGCCTGATCAGTCTGATGACCCTGGCGTGCTGGGGGCTCATCATGCTCAAACTGCAGGAAGCCGGCTTGAAGGCGGACGTGTACGTGCAGGATTCCGAGATCAAATACCTCGCCCCAGTTTGGGATGAACTGATCGCTGAATCGCATCTCGACTCAAGCCAGAACTGGCCAGAATTCGTGGGACAATTGCAAGCGAAAGGCAAGGCTCGCGTCACCATGCATGCGGAAGTCACGGCCATCGAGGGTGGCGGTGTCGCCTGCCGTTTCACCGGTCAGTTCGTCGCCAAACGTCAAGGAACCTGA
- a CDS encoding inorganic phosphate transporter, which produces MTVALILLIAVIITALIFEYINGFHDTANSIATVVATKVLTPSQAVLMAAGMNLLGALWGTAVAKTVASGLIDTGVAQVTSQVLICALLGGIAWNLITWWWGLPSSSSHALVGGLCGAAVGSVDSWSAIIVSQPADPWYTGKGVLWKVVVPMFTSPMAGFVLGLVIMGILFFVISRLNMSTGFLGWISRPRWINALFGKAQIVSAATMGFAHGSNDAQKTMGIIALALVAATSAGTLDNVPDWMSFLRLESADGGKDMVIPMWIALTCAVVMAMGTAAGGWRIIKTLGHKMVKLHPIHGFAAETASATMILTASSLGIPVSTTHNISAAIMGVGCSKRWNAIKWTVVERMLWAWVLTIPATGAIAYALVKAMHALGWA; this is translated from the coding sequence GTGACCGTCGCCCTCATCCTGCTCATCGCCGTGATCATCACGGCGTTGATCTTCGAATACATCAACGGTTTTCACGATACCGCGAACTCCATCGCGACCGTCGTGGCCACCAAGGTACTGACGCCATCGCAAGCCGTGCTGATGGCTGCGGGCATGAACCTGCTGGGCGCCTTGTGGGGCACCGCAGTCGCCAAGACCGTGGCCTCCGGTCTGATCGATACCGGCGTGGCGCAAGTGACGTCGCAAGTACTGATTTGCGCGTTGCTCGGCGGTATCGCCTGGAACCTCATCACTTGGTGGTGGGGCTTGCCGTCGAGCTCCTCGCACGCACTTGTCGGTGGGCTCTGCGGCGCCGCCGTCGGCTCAGTGGACTCATGGTCGGCGATCATCGTGTCGCAGCCGGCCGATCCCTGGTACACCGGCAAAGGCGTGCTGTGGAAGGTCGTCGTGCCGATGTTCACGTCACCCATGGCCGGCTTCGTGCTTGGTCTGGTGATCATGGGCATTCTGTTTTTTGTCATTTCCCGGCTCAACATGAGCACCGGGTTCCTGGGCTGGATCTCGCGCCCACGCTGGATCAACGCACTATTTGGCAAGGCACAGATCGTGTCGGCTGCCACCATGGGTTTTGCGCACGGTTCGAATGACGCGCAGAAGACGATGGGCATCATCGCCCTGGCGCTGGTTGCGGCCACCTCGGCTGGGACGCTGGACAACGTGCCTGACTGGATGAGCTTTCTGCGACTGGAATCGGCGGATGGCGGCAAGGATATGGTCATTCCGATGTGGATCGCGTTGACGTGCGCCGTCGTGATGGCAATGGGGACGGCTGCCGGCGGCTGGCGTATCATCAAGACGCTCGGCCACAAGATGGTCAAGCTGCATCCGATCCATGGCTTTGCCGCCGAAACCGCGTCTGCCACGATGATTCTGACGGCGTCGAGCCTCGGGATTCCGGTTTCGACCACGCACAACATTTCGGCGGCCATCATGGGCGTCGGCTGCTCGAAGCGCTGGAATGCGATCAAGTGGACCGTCGTCGAGCGCATGCTCTGGGCGTGGGTGCTGACGATTCCGGCCACCGGCGCGATTGCGTATGCCCTGGTCAAGGCGATGCACGCTCTAGGCTGGGCATGA
- a CDS encoding alpha/beta fold hydrolase, translating to MIWLIPGLDGDPSLRRDFAQAMQPEVVHVAHYAVDHPNRYESLFEHVKTEAPSTPRFTIVGESFGGPLSIWLAEAFAERVDRLILCATFARAFFRPVNGLRHLLPWSSLPWLSTLPITKVLSRELIDPGFLAAIGQVPVPRLRERLDAAATVDVRDRLAGLKMPISYIQARPDLLVPASCLAEIQAVRPDVTVHRLPGTHFLLQQQPEAVAALIRRLVHTRN from the coding sequence ATGATCTGGCTGATTCCCGGCCTGGATGGCGATCCGAGTCTGCGGCGGGATTTCGCCCAGGCGATGCAGCCTGAAGTTGTACACGTGGCGCACTATGCCGTCGATCATCCAAACCGCTACGAATCCCTATTCGAGCACGTCAAGACAGAAGCCCCCAGCACCCCGCGCTTCACCATTGTCGGCGAGTCGTTTGGCGGTCCATTGTCGATCTGGCTTGCCGAAGCATTCGCCGAGCGGGTGGATCGATTGATCCTTTGCGCAACGTTTGCGCGAGCATTCTTTCGACCGGTCAACGGCCTGCGACACTTGCTGCCCTGGTCCAGCCTGCCATGGCTGTCGACGTTGCCAATCACCAAAGTGCTGAGTCGGGAGCTGATCGACCCCGGATTCCTGGCAGCTATCGGACAGGTGCCCGTGCCGCGCTTGCGCGAACGATTGGATGCCGCCGCAACGGTCGACGTGCGCGACCGCCTTGCCGGCCTGAAGATGCCAATTTCTTACATTCAGGCCAGACCGGATCTGCTGGTTCCGGCGAGCTGCTTGGCGGAGATTCAGGCCGTCCGGCCCGATGTCACGGTTCATCGCTTGCCAGGCACCCACTTTCTGCTGCAACAGCAGCCGGAGGCCGTAGCAGCGCTGATCAGGCGCTTGGTGCACACACGAAACTGA
- a CDS encoding substrate-binding domain-containing protein, producing MVRVVGLQWRVRCVLRALGMIIVGGSSVAVAQTATSAPWLCLSGSNTIGARLAPRLVEAFAAEQGMLRDAIEQPSLDETELRFSKDGQRYLVHLSFHGTGTGYTALRDGQCDLWMASRPANADEAARLGGDRLRSAEQETVLALDGLAVIVHPDNPVRELSRQQVQALFTGKIRDWSALGGRAGRIQLHARDNASGTFDTFKNLVLLDQPLSPRATRYESTDALSAAVSQDSNAIGFVGLGGVGTNRALAIRDGDLPALAPTHFNVATEDYALARRLYFYSRAERREVVEAFLAFVQRPTAQSIVAATGFVPLALEHHAVALRPDAPAEYRELIADATRLSLSFRFGSGQVFLDSRASRDLDRLAEYMQTPEQQGASLILVGFAERAEFSPMVTIAQSTDRADFVARELVRRRVPVRHIRGYGPALPISDAEGDGARAKNRRVEVWIRPPERES from the coding sequence ATGGTGCGGGTTGTTGGTTTGCAGTGGCGTGTGCGCTGTGTGCTTCGTGCACTCGGAATGATTATCGTTGGCGGCAGTAGCGTGGCGGTGGCGCAAACCGCAACGTCGGCGCCGTGGCTCTGTCTGTCTGGCTCAAACACCATTGGCGCGCGTCTGGCGCCGCGCCTCGTCGAGGCGTTTGCGGCCGAGCAAGGCATGCTGCGCGACGCGATCGAACAGCCGTCGCTAGATGAAACCGAACTTCGATTCAGCAAGGACGGTCAGCGGTATTTGGTCCATCTGTCGTTCCATGGCACCGGGACGGGCTATACGGCTCTGCGCGACGGGCAATGTGATCTCTGGATGGCCTCGCGTCCCGCCAATGCCGACGAAGCCGCGCGCCTGGGTGGCGATCGATTACGCAGCGCCGAGCAAGAGACCGTGTTGGCTTTGGACGGACTCGCCGTCATCGTGCACCCCGACAACCCCGTGCGCGAGCTCAGTCGGCAACAGGTGCAAGCCCTCTTCACGGGCAAGATTCGAGACTGGTCGGCGCTCGGCGGCCGCGCCGGTCGCATTCAGTTGCATGCTCGCGACAACGCGTCGGGTACCTTTGATACGTTCAAGAATCTGGTGTTGCTGGATCAACCACTGAGCCCGCGAGCGACCCGGTACGAGTCGACGGATGCATTGTCGGCAGCGGTGTCTCAAGATTCGAATGCGATCGGTTTTGTCGGGCTTGGTGGCGTCGGTACGAACCGCGCTTTGGCAATTCGGGACGGTGATTTGCCAGCCCTCGCGCCGACGCACTTCAACGTCGCAACGGAAGATTACGCACTGGCCAGGCGGCTCTATTTCTACAGTCGTGCCGAGCGCCGGGAAGTGGTTGAAGCGTTCTTGGCATTTGTGCAGCGACCAACCGCCCAGTCAATTGTTGCCGCGACCGGATTTGTGCCGCTGGCATTGGAGCACCATGCGGTCGCACTGCGACCCGACGCGCCGGCGGAGTATCGCGAGCTCATCGCGGATGCGACGCGCTTGTCGCTCAGTTTCCGCTTTGGGTCCGGACAGGTGTTTCTGGATTCACGAGCGAGTCGCGATCTCGATCGACTGGCCGAATACATGCAAACGCCCGAACAACAAGGCGCAAGCTTGATTCTGGTGGGCTTCGCCGAGCGGGCTGAGTTCAGCCCCATGGTGACCATTGCCCAGTCCACCGATCGCGCGGACTTTGTGGCCCGTGAGCTCGTGCGCCGACGCGTGCCGGTACGGCATATCCGCGGCTATGGTCCGGCGCTGCCGATCAGCGATGCGGAAGGCGATGGTGCGCGCGCGAAGAATCGGCGCGTGGAAGTGTGGATTCGGCCGCCGGAACGCGAGTCGTAA
- a CDS encoding response regulator, protein MGRILIVDDSPSQIEGLRRVVQKLGHDVVTAEDGLQGIEVAKRELPDLILMDVVMPNLNGFQATRQISKDPKTSHIPVVLVTTKDQETDKVWGMRQGAKAYVVKPINEHELIKTINELMPR, encoded by the coding sequence ATGGGACGCATTCTGATCGTTGACGACTCGCCTTCACAAATCGAAGGGCTGCGCCGTGTCGTGCAAAAACTGGGCCACGACGTCGTAACTGCCGAAGATGGCCTGCAGGGCATCGAAGTCGCCAAGCGCGAGCTGCCTGACCTCATCTTGATGGACGTGGTCATGCCGAATTTGAACGGTTTCCAGGCCACGCGCCAGATTTCCAAAGACCCGAAGACGTCGCACATTCCGGTCGTATTGGTCACTACCAAAGACCAGGAAACCGACAAAGTGTGGGGCATGCGCCAGGGCGCCAAGGCTTATGTCGTCAAGCCAATCAATGAACACGAATTGATTAAAACGATCAACGAGCTGATGCCGCGCTAA
- a CDS encoding DUF47 domain-containing protein, producing MFSLQTIFGKGDKFYSLLEQLAEAALNSSRALTSLLGVGGKTGSLADFKLARQQEKEISARISQELVNTFVTVLEREDIEELASALYKIPKVVEKFAERYTMTQGRLGDIDFGSRAQMLEKACEVVATMVKQLRNGIRLEEMKALNDKLQAIENEADRLILELYRELVVSETDPVRLILRKDMFEILEKAIDRCRDAGNVVYAIVLKNS from the coding sequence ATGTTTTCCCTGCAAACCATTTTCGGCAAAGGCGACAAGTTTTATTCCCTGCTTGAACAATTGGCCGAAGCGGCCCTGAACAGTTCGCGGGCACTGACCTCTCTGCTTGGTGTGGGCGGCAAGACTGGTTCGCTCGCTGATTTCAAGCTGGCCCGTCAGCAGGAGAAGGAAATTTCGGCGCGCATCTCGCAGGAACTGGTCAACACGTTCGTGACGGTGCTTGAGCGTGAAGACATCGAGGAACTCGCGTCGGCGCTCTACAAGATTCCGAAGGTGGTCGAGAAGTTTGCTGAGCGCTACACGATGACCCAGGGCCGTCTCGGCGACATCGACTTCGGTTCGCGTGCGCAGATGCTGGAGAAGGCCTGCGAAGTCGTCGCGACGATGGTCAAGCAGCTCCGGAACGGCATCCGTCTGGAAGAAATGAAGGCGCTGAACGACAAGTTGCAAGCGATCGAAAACGAAGCCGACCGCCTGATCCTGGAGCTGTACCGAGAGCTGGTTGTCTCCGAGACCGATCCCGTGCGTTTGATCCTGCGCAAGGACATGTTCGAGATTCTGGAAAAGGCCATCGATCGCTGCCGCGACGCGGGCAACGTGGTCTACGCGATCGTTCTGAAGAACAGCTGA
- a CDS encoding 5'-3' exonuclease translates to MSSIHLVDASIYIFRAYYSVAPEFFDHEEQPVHAVYGFLNTLLNLIDSAKPSHMAVCFDESLASSFRNELFPAYKANREPAPPDLLKQFDYCKRLAGALGLTVLRDDRFEADDLIGSALARMRLQGFRAVIVTGDKDLSQLLGEHDLIDDPSRKERTDAQGVKRKFGVRPQQFADYLALTGDAVDNIPGIRGIGPKTAATLLGHFGSLEDLLGRVDEVPFLRIRGAKQLGDTLKANQAEARLYRQLSLISEAAVVPTEPDAYRIQSGRRDELEALLEQLRFGPLTRKKVLSRCGD, encoded by the coding sequence ATGAGCAGCATTCATCTGGTCGATGCGAGTATCTACATTTTCCGGGCCTACTACTCGGTGGCACCCGAGTTCTTTGATCACGAAGAACAACCCGTCCACGCCGTCTATGGCTTTTTGAACACGCTACTGAATCTCATTGATTCGGCGAAGCCATCGCATATGGCCGTTTGCTTCGACGAGTCGCTCGCCAGTTCGTTCCGCAACGAACTGTTTCCCGCCTACAAAGCCAATCGGGAGCCTGCGCCGCCCGACCTCCTCAAGCAGTTCGATTACTGCAAGCGGCTGGCCGGCGCGCTCGGTTTGACCGTATTGCGCGACGATCGTTTCGAAGCCGATGATCTCATTGGCAGCGCGCTCGCACGCATGCGCTTGCAGGGCTTTCGCGCCGTGATCGTTACGGGTGATAAAGACCTGTCGCAGCTCTTGGGCGAACACGACCTGATTGATGACCCGAGTCGAAAAGAGCGTACCGACGCGCAAGGCGTCAAACGCAAGTTCGGTGTGCGTCCGCAACAGTTTGCCGATTACTTGGCATTGACGGGTGATGCGGTCGACAATATCCCCGGCATCCGCGGCATCGGCCCGAAGACGGCGGCCACACTGCTCGGCCATTTTGGATCGTTGGAGGACTTGTTGGGCCGCGTCGATGAGGTTCCGTTCCTGCGAATTCGCGGCGCGAAGCAACTCGGCGACACGCTCAAGGCGAATCAGGCCGAAGCCCGCCTGTATCGCCAGCTGTCTTTGATTTCGGAAGCGGCCGTGGTGCCCACCGAACCCGATGCCTACCGCATTCAATCGGGTCGTCGCGACGAACTTGAGGCATTACTGGAACAGCTTCGCTTCGGACCGTTGACGCGGAAGAAAGTACTCAGTCGCTGCGGCGATTGA
- a CDS encoding uroporphyrinogen-III C-methyltransferase, whose amino-acid sequence MIQKTTASGRILLPVLSGLALLTSVLALAWLWQIQSRQGANEAERTRAESEVVQLRARLTSLEQSMQGVDQRVADAQITHRALREEVLGIGERAGLLEDALKRLSERRIDSIGELHINQAELLLAAGVERLRLFRDPETALSAFELADAELARLNDARFATVRQTLKREIESLRSAPRQAEADVLNAIDTIANALPTLKTRAEMASLGTTDEPAPNWRTRIARVFSELIRIRKVDPKQAAWVGPLQADALRAVVGLDLLLAKEALTEGDLTRYQQSASRARNAVMEGFELHPAGDQPVFSALARMQAYAPVEWPKVGMALEQLERLRGTADLLEPEA is encoded by the coding sequence ATGATCCAGAAGACAACAGCGTCCGGACGCATTTTGCTGCCCGTGCTCAGTGGCCTGGCTTTGTTGACCTCGGTGCTGGCTTTGGCCTGGTTGTGGCAAATCCAGTCCCGGCAAGGCGCCAACGAGGCGGAGCGCACACGCGCCGAGTCGGAAGTGGTGCAGCTCCGCGCGCGTCTGACGAGCTTGGAGCAGTCGATGCAAGGGGTTGATCAGCGCGTCGCTGATGCGCAGATCACCCATCGTGCGCTCCGCGAGGAGGTGCTCGGAATCGGCGAACGCGCGGGCCTCCTTGAGGACGCATTGAAGCGGCTCAGTGAGCGGCGGATCGATAGTATCGGCGAACTCCATATCAACCAGGCAGAGCTGCTCTTGGCGGCTGGCGTCGAGCGGCTGCGGCTGTTTCGCGATCCCGAAACCGCGCTGTCGGCGTTCGAGTTGGCCGACGCCGAACTTGCCCGGCTCAATGACGCGCGATTTGCCACTGTGCGGCAAACGTTGAAGCGGGAGATCGAGTCGCTGCGCTCCGCGCCGCGCCAGGCCGAGGCGGACGTGCTCAATGCGATCGACACCATCGCGAACGCCCTGCCCACGCTGAAGACGCGCGCCGAGATGGCAAGCCTTGGGACAACTGACGAACCCGCGCCCAACTGGCGCACGCGCATTGCGCGAGTCTTCAGCGAGCTCATTCGCATTCGGAAAGTGGACCCCAAACAAGCCGCGTGGGTCGGTCCGTTGCAGGCGGACGCGCTGCGTGCCGTGGTCGGCCTCGATTTGTTGCTGGCCAAAGAAGCGTTGACCGAGGGCGATCTGACCCGCTACCAACAATCCGCCTCGCGCGCCCGCAATGCCGTGATGGAAGGCTTTGAACTGCATCCTGCGGGAGACCAGCCGGTGTTTTCCGCTTTGGCACGAATGCAGGCCTATGCGCCCGTGGAATGGCCAAAGGTTGGCATGGCACTCGAACAGTTGGAGCGACTGCGCGGTACTGCCGACTTGCTGGAACCGGAGGCCTGA
- the tadA gene encoding tRNA adenosine(34) deaminase TadA, translating into MIETDAFWMQRAIAMAAHAERELGEVPVGAVLISADGALIAESCNRVITDSDPSAHAEINVLRLAGRQLGNYRLPGTTLYVTLEPCAMCAMAMIHARVQRVVFGAPDPKTGAAGSVFDLLTDSRHNHRVTVAAGVLAEPTSAMLSDFFKRRRAAEKKTVTPLAPD; encoded by the coding sequence ATGATCGAAACCGACGCGTTCTGGATGCAGCGCGCCATTGCCATGGCCGCGCATGCAGAGCGCGAACTTGGCGAAGTGCCGGTCGGCGCGGTATTGATCAGTGCCGATGGTGCGCTGATCGCTGAGTCATGCAATCGGGTCATTACCGATTCCGACCCGAGCGCGCACGCCGAGATCAATGTGTTGCGACTCGCGGGGCGTCAGCTCGGCAACTACCGACTTCCGGGCACAACGCTATACGTCACGTTGGAACCTTGCGCGATGTGCGCAATGGCCATGATCCATGCCCGCGTGCAACGCGTGGTGTTCGGCGCGCCAGATCCCAAGACGGGCGCAGCCGGATCCGTGTTCGATCTGTTGACAGACTCGCGTCACAATCATCGGGTTACCGTTGCTGCTGGCGTGTTGGCTGAACCGACTTCGGCAATGCTGTCGGACTTCTTCAAGCGACGGCGTGCTGCCGAAAAGAAAACCGTCACGCCGCTGGCACCAGACTGA
- a CDS encoding uroporphyrinogen-III synthase codes for MPVHNAKSPALIHLAVQDGQDGLTRALRRLPMSVIRVAALIVRAVPDLAELRPLAEQASVWIFASSNAVRCFAPVAGEWHWPAHILTQGPGTRRALDAFGRPSLSPLPPYDSEAMLAMPIWSELPGGRVLRISGAQGREWLANALTARGFATEAVAAYMRVPTPVRASVAQRLAALSVPPLVVFTSAEAAQAVRGALPEQWPRLLSGTALVPSERLAQLAQSWGFAAISRADSAAQADVVAAVRRHLPKVRATE; via the coding sequence ATGCCTGTTCACAACGCGAAATCGCCTGCGCTGATCCACCTGGCAGTCCAGGATGGGCAGGACGGGCTGACCCGTGCGCTGCGGCGCCTGCCGATGTCGGTGATCCGGGTTGCGGCGCTGATCGTGCGTGCCGTCCCGGATCTCGCCGAGTTGCGCCCGCTCGCCGAACAGGCCAGCGTCTGGATTTTCGCCAGCAGCAATGCCGTCCGGTGTTTTGCGCCGGTCGCGGGTGAGTGGCATTGGCCGGCCCATATCCTGACGCAAGGGCCAGGGACGCGCCGCGCTCTGGACGCGTTTGGGCGGCCATCGCTGTCGCCGTTGCCGCCCTACGATTCCGAGGCCATGCTGGCGATGCCGATCTGGTCGGAATTGCCCGGCGGCCGGGTGCTCAGGATTTCCGGGGCGCAGGGGCGGGAGTGGTTGGCAAATGCACTGACGGCGCGTGGCTTTGCTACCGAGGCGGTTGCGGCTTATATGCGCGTGCCGACGCCGGTTCGGGCGTCGGTGGCACAACGGCTGGCGGCGCTTTCAGTTCCGCCGCTGGTGGTATTCACGAGTGCCGAAGCCGCCCAGGCGGTCCGCGGCGCACTTCCTGAACAGTGGCCGCGTCTGTTGTCCGGCACGGCGCTCGTGCCGAGTGAACGGCTCGCCCAGCTCGCCCAATCCTGGGGGTTTGCGGCCATCAGCCGCGCCGATTCGGCCGCACAGGCGGATGTCGTGGCAGCGGTGCGTCGCCACCTTCCCAAGGTCCGGGCAACTGAATAG